One segment of Geomonas ferrireducens DNA contains the following:
- a CDS encoding transketolase family protein has protein sequence MIATRDAYGEVLAELGGENDKIVVLDADLSGSTKTGVFAKKFPNRFFNMGIAEANMVGTAAGLASVGKIPFLSTFAIFAAGRGWEQIRQALAYPKANVKVVATHGGVTVGEDGGSHQSVEDVAIMRAIPNMTVIVPADGEETKGAIRAAAAYKGPVYVRLGRNKVPSVFPAGHKFEIGKGVVVVPGTDLTFITTGLMTAQAVIAAEKLKAEGISARVLHIGTIKPLDKELVEEAARETGAVITAEEHSVIGGLGGAVAEFLGENCPTLMKRVGVYDRFGTSGKSDELLKYFGLNAETLIEEAREIVSRKK, from the coding sequence ATGATCGCAACGAGGGACGCCTACGGCGAGGTGCTGGCCGAGCTGGGGGGCGAGAACGATAAGATAGTGGTGCTCGACGCCGACCTCTCCGGCTCCACCAAGACCGGCGTATTCGCCAAGAAATTCCCCAACCGTTTCTTCAACATGGGGATCGCGGAGGCCAACATGGTGGGGACCGCGGCAGGTCTTGCCTCTGTCGGCAAGATCCCCTTCCTCTCCACCTTCGCCATCTTCGCCGCAGGCCGCGGCTGGGAGCAGATCCGCCAGGCGCTCGCCTACCCGAAGGCGAACGTGAAGGTCGTCGCCACCCACGGCGGCGTCACGGTCGGTGAGGACGGTGGCTCGCACCAGTCCGTCGAGGACGTGGCCATCATGCGCGCCATCCCGAACATGACCGTCATCGTCCCCGCCGACGGCGAGGAGACCAAGGGGGCCATCCGCGCTGCCGCGGCATACAAGGGGCCCGTCTACGTACGCCTTGGCCGCAACAAGGTGCCGAGCGTCTTCCCGGCGGGTCACAAATTCGAAATCGGCAAAGGGGTGGTCGTCGTCCCCGGCACCGACCTCACCTTCATCACCACCGGCCTCATGACCGCACAGGCGGTCATCGCTGCCGAGAAGCTGAAGGCGGAAGGGATCTCCGCACGCGTCCTGCACATCGGCACCATAAAGCCGCTCGACAAGGAGCTCGTGGAAGAGGCGGCACGTGAGACCGGCGCCGTCATCACCGCCGAGGAGCACTCCGTGATCGGTGGCCTGGGCGGCGCGGTTGCCGAATTCCTCGGCGAGAACTGCCCGACCCTCATGAAGCGCGTCGGCGTGTACGATCGTTTCGGTACCTCCGGGAAGTCGGACGAACTCCTCAAGTATTTCGGGCTGAACGCGGAAACCCTCATCGAAGAGGCCAGGGAGATCGTCTCGAGGAAGAAATGA
- a CDS encoding GerMN domain-containing protein codes for MKRRTNKAKGVLLVAFLVFAIVVGLLVLRKYRTASQPAQVAPQTEQAPDTRVVTLFFGNEEGSGLAREGREIAVEDTADDMVASVVDELVVGPLGSLAPSLPTNARVLGAHLKGDVAEVDFSHELVEGLPEGSSAEMTAVYSVVDTVAANFPQVKGVQFLIDGKPVKEFKGHLDLSAPIPPDFTLEKK; via the coding sequence GTGAAGAGACGTACTAACAAGGCCAAAGGCGTCCTCCTGGTCGCCTTCCTGGTGTTTGCCATCGTCGTGGGGCTTCTCGTCTTGCGCAAGTACCGGACCGCGAGTCAGCCGGCCCAGGTTGCGCCGCAGACCGAGCAGGCTCCCGATACGCGGGTGGTGACGCTTTTCTTCGGCAACGAGGAAGGGTCCGGTCTTGCCCGTGAGGGGCGTGAGATCGCCGTGGAGGATACCGCCGACGACATGGTCGCCAGCGTGGTGGACGAGCTGGTGGTGGGCCCCCTGGGGAGCCTGGCGCCGAGCCTGCCGACCAACGCGCGCGTGCTCGGGGCGCATCTTAAGGGGGATGTGGCCGAGGTCGATTTCTCCCACGAGCTGGTGGAGGGGCTTCCGGAGGGGAGTTCCGCAGAGATGACCGCGGTGTATTCCGTGGTCGACACCGTGGCAGCCAACTTCCCGCAGGTGAAGGGGGTGCAGTTCCTGATCGACGGCAAGCCGGTGAAGGAGTTCAAGGGGCATCTCGACCTCTCCGCCCCGATCCCGCCGGACTTCACGCTGGAGAAGAAATAA
- a CDS encoding type II secretion system protein, whose protein sequence is MLRVLRSKGGFTYIGALVMVMIVGIMATRAAVVWSTAAKREREEELLSRGTQIRDALRKWYKVQVVNGQPVTTNVPAPGGQSGPTTDIPGPADLKALLSDPNSAAKARYLRPYCLVDPMTGKEWDVIRENGKIVGVKSTSAQEPVKQGNFPFDLEPQDFEKKNKYSEWQFFYNHFPKSAATGGAITGLGGSKSSLKSPSTGASGSNTPQ, encoded by the coding sequence ATGCTGAGGGTGCTCCGGTCCAAGGGTGGCTTCACCTACATCGGCGCCCTGGTAATGGTCATGATCGTTGGGATCATGGCCACCCGGGCCGCCGTGGTCTGGAGCACCGCGGCGAAGCGCGAGCGCGAGGAGGAACTCCTATCCCGCGGTACGCAGATCCGTGACGCGCTGCGCAAGTGGTACAAAGTGCAGGTCGTGAACGGGCAACCGGTTACCACTAACGTGCCCGCCCCCGGGGGTCAGTCCGGCCCGACTACGGATATTCCTGGCCCGGCGGACCTAAAGGCGCTGTTGAGTGACCCGAACAGCGCGGCTAAGGCGCGCTACCTGAGGCCGTATTGTCTTGTCGATCCCATGACCGGCAAGGAGTGGGACGTTATCAGAGAGAACGGCAAGATCGTCGGTGTGAAGTCGACGAGCGCGCAGGAACCTGTGAAGCAGGGTAACTTCCCTTTCGATCTGGAACCTCAGGACTTCGAAAAGAAGAACAAGTACAGCGAATGGCAGTTCTTCTATAATCACTTTCCCAAGTCGGCCGCAACCGGCGGGGCCATAACCGGCCTCGGGGGGAGCAAGAGCTCCCTTAAGTCACCTTCAACCGGAGCATCGGGCTCAAACACACCACAGTAG
- a CDS encoding transketolase: MKEKIADLEEKARRLRVAIVKTLHKSQSGHTGGSLSAIDMVCALYFHKMRHNPQEPAWDGRDRFVLSKGHAAPALYVTLAECGYFPSEDLMMLRRLGSHLQGHPDSKGTPGVDVCTGSLGQGLSMANGMALGLKLDGKDNRVYAVLGDGELQEGQVWEAAMAAAHYKSDNLCALIDSNGLQIDGDVSKVMNVSSISDKFKAFGWNVIEIDGHDMGQIIAALDAAEAHKGAPTAIVAKTVKGKGVHLFENKASYHGVTPNDEELPEALKCLGCFD, translated from the coding sequence GTGAAAGAAAAGATTGCAGATCTGGAGGAAAAGGCGAGACGCCTGCGCGTCGCCATCGTGAAGACGCTGCACAAGTCGCAGTCCGGGCACACCGGCGGGTCGCTCTCCGCCATCGACATGGTGTGCGCGCTGTACTTCCACAAGATGCGCCACAACCCGCAGGAGCCTGCCTGGGACGGGCGTGACCGCTTCGTGCTCAGCAAGGGACACGCCGCTCCGGCGCTTTACGTGACCTTGGCCGAGTGCGGCTACTTCCCCTCCGAGGACCTGATGATGCTGCGCCGTCTTGGCAGCCACCTCCAGGGACACCCGGACAGCAAGGGGACCCCGGGCGTCGACGTCTGCACCGGCAGCCTCGGCCAGGGGCTTTCGATGGCCAACGGCATGGCACTGGGCCTTAAGCTCGACGGCAAGGACAACCGCGTCTATGCGGTCCTTGGCGACGGCGAGCTGCAGGAAGGGCAGGTATGGGAGGCCGCCATGGCCGCCGCCCACTACAAGAGCGACAACCTCTGCGCCCTCATCGATTCCAACGGGCTGCAGATCGACGGCGACGTCTCCAAGGTCATGAACGTCTCCTCCATCTCCGACAAGTTCAAGGCCTTCGGCTGGAACGTGATCGAGATCGACGGGCACGATATGGGGCAGATCATCGCCGCGCTGGATGCCGCCGAGGCGCACAAGGGTGCACCGACCGCCATCGTCGCCAAGACGGTTAAGGGCAAGGGCGTTCACCTGTTCGAGAACAAGGCGTCCTACCACGGCGTCACCCCCAACGACGAGGAGCTTCCCGAGGCGCTCAAGTGTCTTGGTTGCTTCGACTAA
- a CDS encoding homocysteine S-methyltransferase family protein, with protein MKMPFMQAVKERVLVLDGAMGTMLQERGLKPGQSPEEMNLTAPEVVAGVHRAYLEAGADIIVTNTFGGTKAKLEHYGLGDQVTRINAEAVRLAREVCGENAYVAGSIGPTGRFVEPVGDMSFDEAYGMFQEQAKALIDAGADLISLETFLDIKEIRAALIAIRDLSADIPVIAMLTFEEKGRSVLGSPPEAAAITLEAAGASLVGSNCGLGVDGIYDILCAMRKVTSLPLISQANAGLPVLKDGVTVFPGTPDEMTAYHDRMIGLGVRVIGGCCGTTPAHIRAIKDTLAEKQTPFVPKEDDGTTWISSRGSFAPMGAKHPAALIGERINPTGKKLYSQELREGKVSYIRREALEQTELGATLLDVNVGAPGIDELAAMERAVFCITGAVQTPLVLDSSSPEALERGLKAADGKVLINSVNGEEKSMAAVLPLAKKYGAAVVCLTLDEAGIPAEADGRVAVAQKVAERASQMGIKRSDIVVDCLTLTVSAEPKGGLVALEAVRKVSELKLNTTLGVSNISFGLPCRPLISSTFFSMALAAGLTSAIVNVKEAPMMAAWRSAMVLLGKDTNAAGYIEAYKGQAVTASTQPASAGAGAPVEAAVEPEGIRGRLAKAVINGELEGVVALVEEALAEGLTPMEISSEALLVGLDEVGKRFGNGSFFLPQVMVSADTMKAAFARLKSELASGALKSIGKILMATVEGDIHDIGKNILVTLLENNGFEVIDLGKNVPAAKILDAAREHQVDAVGLSALMTTTMAQMDKVVALLKSEGVKSFTMVGGAVVTQQYADEIGADLYAKDAMEAVARIKELLAK; from the coding sequence ATGAAGATGCCGTTTATGCAGGCGGTTAAGGAGCGGGTGCTGGTTCTGGACGGCGCCATGGGGACGATGCTGCAGGAGCGCGGACTCAAACCCGGGCAGTCTCCGGAGGAAATGAACCTGACCGCACCCGAGGTGGTGGCAGGGGTGCACCGCGCCTACCTCGAGGCGGGCGCGGACATCATCGTCACCAACACCTTCGGCGGCACCAAGGCGAAGCTGGAACACTACGGCCTGGGCGACCAGGTGACCCGCATCAACGCGGAGGCGGTGCGCTTGGCCCGTGAGGTCTGCGGCGAAAACGCCTACGTCGCTGGTTCCATCGGCCCCACCGGGCGTTTTGTGGAGCCGGTCGGCGACATGAGCTTCGACGAAGCTTACGGCATGTTCCAGGAACAGGCGAAGGCGCTCATCGACGCCGGCGCCGACCTCATCTCGCTGGAGACCTTCCTCGACATCAAGGAGATCCGCGCGGCCCTCATCGCCATCCGCGACCTCTCCGCCGATATCCCGGTCATCGCCATGCTCACCTTCGAGGAGAAGGGAAGGAGCGTGCTCGGCTCTCCGCCGGAGGCGGCGGCCATCACCCTCGAGGCGGCAGGCGCCTCCCTCGTCGGCTCGAACTGCGGCCTCGGCGTGGACGGCATCTACGACATCCTCTGCGCCATGAGAAAGGTGACCTCGCTCCCGCTCATCTCCCAGGCGAATGCGGGGCTGCCGGTCCTCAAGGACGGCGTCACCGTATTCCCCGGCACCCCGGACGAGATGACCGCCTACCACGACCGCATGATCGGCCTCGGCGTTCGCGTCATCGGCGGGTGCTGCGGCACGACTCCCGCCCACATCAGGGCCATCAAGGACACCCTCGCCGAAAAACAGACCCCCTTCGTCCCGAAGGAGGATGACGGCACCACCTGGATCTCGAGCCGCGGCTCCTTCGCCCCGATGGGTGCCAAGCACCCGGCCGCGCTCATCGGCGAGCGCATCAACCCGACCGGAAAGAAGCTCTACTCCCAGGAACTCAGGGAAGGGAAGGTGAGCTACATCCGCCGCGAGGCGCTGGAGCAGACCGAACTCGGGGCGACGCTGCTCGACGTGAACGTCGGCGCCCCGGGGATCGACGAGCTGGCCGCCATGGAGCGCGCCGTCTTCTGCATCACCGGCGCGGTGCAGACCCCGCTCGTGCTCGACTCCTCCTCGCCCGAGGCGCTGGAGCGCGGCCTCAAGGCCGCGGACGGTAAGGTGCTCATCAACTCGGTGAACGGCGAGGAGAAGAGCATGGCCGCGGTGCTGCCGCTCGCGAAGAAATACGGGGCGGCGGTCGTCTGCCTCACCCTCGACGAAGCGGGCATCCCCGCCGAGGCAGACGGTCGGGTGGCCGTGGCGCAGAAGGTCGCCGAGCGTGCCTCGCAAATGGGGATCAAGAGGAGCGACATCGTCGTAGACTGTCTCACCCTCACCGTGAGCGCAGAACCGAAGGGGGGACTCGTCGCCCTCGAGGCGGTGCGCAAGGTGAGCGAGCTCAAGCTCAACACGACGCTCGGGGTCTCCAATATCTCCTTCGGGCTTCCCTGCCGTCCGCTCATCTCCTCCACCTTCTTCTCCATGGCGCTCGCCGCAGGGCTCACCTCCGCCATCGTCAACGTGAAGGAGGCGCCCATGATGGCGGCATGGCGCAGCGCGATGGTGCTTCTCGGCAAGGATACGAACGCCGCCGGCTACATCGAGGCCTACAAGGGGCAGGCGGTGACCGCCTCGACCCAGCCCGCATCGGCCGGCGCCGGCGCCCCCGTCGAAGCCGCCGTGGAGCCGGAAGGGATCCGCGGTCGTCTCGCCAAGGCGGTCATCAACGGCGAGCTGGAAGGTGTGGTCGCCCTGGTCGAGGAGGCGCTCGCCGAGGGGCTCACCCCGATGGAGATCAGCTCGGAGGCGCTCCTGGTCGGCCTGGACGAGGTGGGCAAGCGCTTCGGCAACGGCTCCTTCTTCCTTCCGCAGGTCATGGTCTCCGCGGACACCATGAAGGCCGCCTTCGCCCGGCTCAAGAGCGAACTCGCGTCCGGCGCGCTGAAGAGCATCGGCAAGATCCTCATGGCCACCGTCGAGGGTGACATCCATGACATCGGCAAGAACATCCTGGTTACCCTCCTCGAGAACAACGGCTTCGAGGTGATCGACCTCGGCAAGAACGTACCGGCGGCCAAGATCCTCGATGCGGCGCGCGAGCACCAGGTGGACGCGGTGGGGCTCTCCGCGCTCATGACCACCACCATGGCCCAGATGGACAAGGTGGTGGCCCTTTTGAAGTCTGAAGGGGTGAAGAGCTTCACCATGGTGGGGGGCGCGGTGGTGACCCAGCAGTACGCCGACGAGATCGGCGCCGACCTCTACGCCAAGGACGCCATGGAGGCGGTGGCGCGCATCAAGGAACTGCTGGCAAAATAA